Proteins from one Salvelinus sp. IW2-2015 linkage group LG32, ASM291031v2, whole genome shotgun sequence genomic window:
- the LOC111956866 gene encoding E3 ubiquitin-protein ligase MARCHF2 isoform X3, translating to MTTSGCCHLPGSLCDYSGSADLPKVVEEPDAGQAQYVAKVTAKDGRSLSTVVKAVGSQSNEGMCRICHEGAGGETLLSPCDCTGTLGKVHKSCLEKWLSSSNTSYCELCHTEFTVERRPQPLTQWLRDPGPRSEKRTLLCDMACFLLITPLAAISGWLCLRGAQDHLTLNSRLEAVGLIALTIALFTIYILWTLGAAGSTIGVPEQRRAWAGLSGSCPPIGVGGQRDLRWQNGVLGLGCSV from the exons atgactacatcaGGTTGCTGCCACCTGCCTGGCTCCCTGTGTGACTACTCAGGCAGCGCCGACCTGCCAAAGGTGGTAGAGGAGCCAGATGCTGGCCAGGCCCAGTACGTCGCCAAGGTTACGGCCAAAGATGGTCGCTCACTCTCCACTGTTGTCAAAGCTGTGGGCTCACAGAG TAATGAAGGCATGTGTCGGATCTGCCACGAGGGGGCCGGTGGTGAGACGCTGCTCTCCCCTTGTGACTGCACAGGGACCCTGGGTAAGGTGCACAAGAGCTGCCTGGAGAAGTGGCTGTCGTCCTCCAACACCAGTTACTGTGAGCTCTGCCACACAGAGTTCACTGTTGAACGGCGACCCCAACCCCTTACACAG TGGTTGCGGGACCCGGGGCCTCGCAGTGAGAAGCGCACGCTGCTGTGCGACATGGCCTGCTTCCTGCTCATCACGCCACTGGCGGCCATCTCAGGCTGGCTGTGTCTGAGGGGAGCCCAGGACCACCTGACCCTCAACAGCCGGCTGGAGGCCGTGGGACTCATTGCCCTTACCATCGCCCTCTTCACCATCTACATCCTCTGGACACTG GGAgcagctggttccaccattggcgtgccagaacagagaagagcttgggctgggctgagcgggagctgccctcccataggggtgggagggcaaagagacctgaggtggcagaacggcgTCCTTGGGTTGGGGTGTAGTGTTTGA
- the LOC111956866 gene encoding E3 ubiquitin-protein ligase MARCHF2 isoform X2: MTTSGCCHLPGSLCDYSGSADLPKVVEEPDAGQAQYVAKVTAKDGRSLSTVVKAVGSQSNEGMCRICHEGAGGETLLSPCDCTGTLGKVHKSCLEKWLSSSNTSYCELCHTEFTVERRPQPLTQWLRDPGPRSEKRTLLCDMACFLLITPLAAISGWLCLRGAQDHLTLNSRLEAVGLIALTIALFTIYILWTLFQGAAGSTIGVPEQRRAWAGLSGSCPPIGVGGQRDLRWQNGVLGLGCSV, encoded by the exons atgactacatcaGGTTGCTGCCACCTGCCTGGCTCCCTGTGTGACTACTCAGGCAGCGCCGACCTGCCAAAGGTGGTAGAGGAGCCAGATGCTGGCCAGGCCCAGTACGTCGCCAAGGTTACGGCCAAAGATGGTCGCTCACTCTCCACTGTTGTCAAAGCTGTGGGCTCACAGAG TAATGAAGGCATGTGTCGGATCTGCCACGAGGGGGCCGGTGGTGAGACGCTGCTCTCCCCTTGTGACTGCACAGGGACCCTGGGTAAGGTGCACAAGAGCTGCCTGGAGAAGTGGCTGTCGTCCTCCAACACCAGTTACTGTGAGCTCTGCCACACAGAGTTCACTGTTGAACGGCGACCCCAACCCCTTACACAG TGGTTGCGGGACCCGGGGCCTCGCAGTGAGAAGCGCACGCTGCTGTGCGACATGGCCTGCTTCCTGCTCATCACGCCACTGGCGGCCATCTCAGGCTGGCTGTGTCTGAGGGGAGCCCAGGACCACCTGACCCTCAACAGCCGGCTGGAGGCCGTGGGACTCATTGCCCTTACCATCGCCCTCTTCACCATCTACATCCTCTGGACACTG TTTCAGGGAgcagctggttccaccattggcgtgccagaacagagaagagcttgggctgggctgagcgggagctgccctcccataggggtgggagggcaaagagacctgaggtggcagaacggcgTCCTTGGGTTGGGGTGTAGTGTTTGA